The Chlamydia trachomatis A/HAR-13 nucleotide sequence CAAGATTTTTTCGAGCAGCATCTCCACCTTTACGGATGGCATCAGTTAGCTCGTTAGCTTTCGCAAATCCGAAGCCTAAACGCCCTTTTCTATCGCCAACTAAAATAAGCGCAGAAAAACTAAACTTACGGCCTCCTTTAACAACCTTACAACAACGGTTGACGACGAGAACCTTCTCTTCCAGCTGATCTTCCTTATGAGAATTTCTTGATAGCGTCATTATCTAAACCTTCATTAAAACTGTAATCCACCCTCTCTGGCTCCATCAGCAACCATAGCTACTACACCATGATACTTATGAGCTCCTCGATCGAAAACAACTCGATCTACTTGAAGGCCTTTCCCTAATTCAGCAATTTTTATTCCCAAAGCTTTGGCATTATCCTGATTTTTTCTAGTTAATCCAGAAGTTTTTGCAACCTTAGCCAAAGTTGAAATAGATGCTAAAGTTTTCCCTTCAACATCATCAATCAGCTGCACATAAACATGCTTATTTGTCTTTACAACGGATAATCTGGGCTTTAAAGAACATCCCTTTAAGGCTTTCCGCACTCTTAAAGCTCTACGAGCTTTCCCCGAAGTTTTCTTATATAAAGAGCTTTCCATAGTTCGACTCTACTTTACCCTCTATTTTTTACCAGTTTTCGCTGCTTTCCCAGCCTTACGACGAACATATTCGTTTTCGTAACGAATTCCTTTACCTTTGTATGGTTCTGGAGGGCGTTTTGCACGAACACAAGTCGCAAATTCTCCAACTAACTGCTTATTGATACCTTTAATGGAGATCAATGTGTTTTTCTCAACAGAGACTTCTAATCCCGTAGGAATAGGCATTTTTGTAGGGTGAGAAACCCCTATTGACAGATCTAACAAGGACCCTTGTACTGCAGCTCTGAAGCCGACTCCGATCATTTCTAAACGCTTCTCAAATCCAGTATGGACACCTTTGACCATATTTGCTATTAAGGCCCAATAAAGCCCTTGTATACGACCAGGTCTATCTACAACGTGAGCCGCAGGAGTAACAAACACCTCATTACCTTTAACGGCAATCTCAACTTCTTTAGCCAATACCTGCGTCAAAGACCCTTTAGGACCTTTCACTGAGATTTCATCATTTTGAATAGAGACCTCTACGCCTTGAGGAAGCACAATAGGGTCTCGAGCTTTACGAGACATTCGTTACCGTCCTAATCTTTTAATTTGCTACCAAACCAAACAAAGCAATTCGCCGCCAACATTCTTAGCCCTTGCTACAGAGCCTTCTAAAACCCCTTGAGGAGTCGAAAGAACGGCAATACCCATATTTCCAAATACATAAGGAATTTTTGCTGCAGAAACATAAACCCTCCTAGAAGGTTTAGACACACGCTTAAGAGCATGAATCACAGGTCTGCGATCTTCTCCGTACCGCAAAAAGACTCTCATTAGTCTTTTGCGATTTTCTTCTTTTACTAAAAAGTGAGCAACGAACCCGTGCTGCTTGAGAATTCTTACTATTGCTTCAAGCATTTTACTATGCTCGATATCAACGTACAAATGCTCTGCCATCAAAGCATTTCGAATCCGTGTCAATAAATTTGCGATTGAATCACTCGTCATTCCCATACCGACCTACATCTCCCTTATTGAGCCTTCTTGAAACGCAAGCCCATACACTCTAACAAGGTAAGGCACTCCGCATCGGTTTGTGCTGTAGTTACCCAAGTAATATTCATTCCCTGAGATCGTTTAACACGATCTAAATCAACTTCAGGAAAGATTTGCTGATCATCTAAACCAAAGGAATAACATCCTCGTCCATCTCCTTTACAAGAGAATCCTCTAAAGTCTCGAATTCTTGGGGAGACAATATTGCAAAAACGGTCCATAAAGTCATACATACGGATTCCACGTAGAGTGACTTTTGCTCCGATGCCCTGACCCTCTCGTAACTTGAAGCCTGCGATAGAGTTTCTAGCTCTTGTTACCAAAGGTTTTTGACTAGAGATAACCGCCAATTCCTCTAAATGAGCCTGGAAAAGGTTTTTATCCTTTGCAGCCTCTGCAAGCCCCATGCTTATTACGATCTTCTTAAGAACAGGGATTTGCATTACATTTTCATACTGAAACTTATCTTGAAGAGTCTTTCTTATCTCTTCAGTATATAGTTTTTTTAACCTGCTCATATTAACCCTTTCTCTCTCTTACCGATCGGTATAATGAAGAACTTCCATCGGAATGCTTATTCCAAAGCTCTCGTCCTTTCTCTCTAACTTTGACAAACAGTCTAGCAGGCTGATTATCGATACTTAAACGTACGTTAGAAATATGGAGAGGAGCCTCAATATTAATGCGCTTCCCTTTAGGATTCTCTTGAGAGCGTTTAATATTTTTTACTCGGACATTGATTCCTTCAACGACAACCTTATCCTTTAAACAACGTAAAACTTTCCCTTGCTTACCTTTGTCGTTTCCAGCAAGCACATAAACAGTGTCACCGACACAAACACTACGTCTCTTCATACTATCTTACCTTTAAATCACCTCGGGAGCCAAAGAGCTAATCTTAACAAAGCCTCTGTCTCGAATCTCCCTTGCTATAGGCCCAAAAATTCTAGTTCCTTTAGGATTGCCTTTATCATCGATGATTACACAACTATTCGTATCGAATCTTAGTGTAGAACCATCTTTACGATGGATATCGTTTCGAGTCCGTACGATTACGGCCTTAACAACATCCCCCTTCTTTACGGAACTATCAGGCTCAACATCTCTTACAGAGCATACAATCACATCACCGACCGTTGCATAACGTCGACGAGATCCGCCTAGAACCTTGAAACACTTAACTTTCTTAGCCCCCGTATTATCGGCAACTTTTAACTGACTTTCTTGCTGGATCATAATTGCTAAACCACTACTAATTTACACGTCCGACAACCCGCCATCTCTTCGTTTTAGACAAAGGACGCGTCTCTTGGATTCGAACAGTATCACCTTCTTTCACATCCAACTCATTATGCGCATAATACTTGCTAGAATCCCTAACCACCTTAGCATATTGAGGGTGCGAGTATACCCTTTCGACTCGAACAACAACAGTTTTTTCCATTTTTGATGAGACTACTACACCAATTTTGGTCTTTCTACGGCCTCTCACATCACTAGCCATGGACTCTATCCTTTTTTTCTTGTTTTATTGTTAGAGCACGAGCAATGCTTTTCTTATACAGAGAAAACTGATGAGTTTTCACAACTTTATTCTGTAAAGCAGCTTCCGCACGCAAAGCGAAGAGAGCTTTTTTATTATCACGAATAAACTCATCCAACTCTTCAGAGCTCTTCTCTCTAAGCTCCGCTAATAAATTCTTTTTTGCTCCCATACTATACCCTTTCCACACGCTTAACAAATCGTGTTCTAATTCCTAACTTTGCAGCAGCTCTTCTCAAAGCATCCTGAGCATCTTCTTTCGAAACGTTTGCCACTTCGAATAAAATACGTCCGGGACGGACAACAACTACCCAGTGATCAGGAGCTCCCTTACCTTTACCCATTCGAGTTTCAGCAGGTTTTTTCGTTACACTCTTATCTGGGAAAACTCGAATCCAAACTTTCCCTTTACGTTTTAAATATCTGTTGATAGCAACCCTGCATGCCTCAATTTGGCGGCTGGTAATCCATCCTCTTTCCAGAGTCTGCATTCCAAATTCGCCGAAGTCAACAAACGTTGCTCCCTTACTCAATCCAGCAAACTGACCTTTCTGCTGCTTGCGAAATTTTGTTCGTTTAGGCATTAACATAATAATTCACACACCCTTATAACCTATCTGCACTACGCAGCAGCTGTTGAAGCAGCACCTGCATGATTAGCCGCAGGAACGGCCTTCTTTTCACTAAGATTAATCCAAACTTTTATGCCGATAATTCCATAAGTAGTCTCTGCAGACGCTGTAGCATAATCAATATCTGCTCTGAGCGTATGAAGAGGCACACGACCGTTCTTATACCATTCCGACCGAGCAATCTCAGCTCCAGCTAAACGACCAGAAACCTGAACTTTTACTCCCAAAGCACCTGCATCCATTACAGATTGCAAAGCCTTTTTCATTGCTCTTCTGAAAGAAACCCGTCTTTCTATCTGTTTGGCAATACCGTCTGCGACGAGCTGAGCGTTAAGCTCTGGGCGTTTAACTTCTGCAATCTCAACCCAAACATCTTTGCCTGTTAGCTTTTTCAGCTCGGCTTTCAGAGACTCTACTTCAGCCCCTTTCTTCCCGATTACTAATCCAGGTCTAGCAGTATGGATAGTAACTTCAATTTTACCGCTCATACGTTTAACAACGAATCCCGCAGCACCTTGACAAGAAGGTTTCTTCTTCAAAAATTCTCTAATTTTCACATCTTCAATGAGAAATTTTCCGAATTCTTGATTATTCCCATACCACAAAGATCGCCATTTCTTAGTAACCGCTGTGCGGAACCCTATTGGACATCCTTTTTGACCCATACCCTACTCCTACTGCCCTCTCTCGCCAACAATCACAGTTAGATGACTCGTGCGCTTCAAAATCGGGGCTCTTCCCCCACGACTCTTAGACTTCATTCTTTTGAACATTGGGCCGACATCAACCCGAACTTCTAGAACGCAAAGATTTTCACGTTTTATATTTTCATTGGACTCTGCATTTGCAATAGCGCCATCCAACACTTTTTTAAGGCATCTTCCAGCCTTCATCTGAGAAAAGCTGAGTTGCTGTTGAGCTTCAACAACACTACGGTTTCTCATCAATCCTGCAGCTAAACGAGCCTTTCTTGGCTGAACCCGTATGTATCGGGCTGTCGCTTTAAACATAACCTGTCTCCTTATGACTTACCCTTTTTTAACGGGATGGCTCTTAAACATTCTTGTTGGAGAGAACTCTCCCAACTTGTGTCCAACCATAGTTTCTGACACAAAGACCGTCAAAAATTTACGGCCATTATGAACCTCAAAAGTGTGCCCAATCATTTCAGGGGTAATCATAGAACGACGAGACCACGTTTTGATTGGAGTTTTCTTCTCCAAAGCGTTCATATCTCGGACCTTTTTGAGAAGGTGATGATCAACAAAAGGACCTTTTCTTAGCGATCTACTCATAATCCCTATTTCCTTCTATCCTTAACTATCCACTTATTACTCTTACGCTTATCA carries:
- the rplR gene encoding 50S ribosomal protein L18, whose amino-acid sequence is MESSLYKKTSGKARRALRVRKALKGCSLKPRLSVVKTNKHVYVQLIDDVEGKTLASISTLAKVAKTSGLTRKNQDNAKALGIKIAELGKGLQVDRVVFDRGAHKYHGVVAMVADGAREGGLQF
- the rplF gene encoding 50S ribosomal protein L6, encoding MSRKARDPIVLPQGVEVSIQNDEISVKGPKGSLTQVLAKEVEIAVKGNEVFVTPAAHVVDRPGRIQGLYWALIANMVKGVHTGFEKRLEMIGVGFRAAVQGSLLDLSIGVSHPTKMPIPTGLEVSVEKNTLISIKGINKQLVGEFATCVRAKRPPEPYKGKGIRYENEYVRRKAGKAAKTGKK
- the rpsH gene encoding 30S ribosomal protein S8, yielding MGMTSDSIANLLTRIRNALMAEHLYVDIEHSKMLEAIVRILKQHGFVAHFLVKEENRKRLMRVFLRYGEDRRPVIHALKRVSKPSRRVYVSAAKIPYVFGNMGIAVLSTPQGVLEGSVARAKNVGGELLCLVW
- the rplE gene encoding 50S ribosomal protein L5 — translated: MSRLKKLYTEEIRKTLQDKFQYENVMQIPVLKKIVISMGLAEAAKDKNLFQAHLEELAVISSQKPLVTRARNSIAGFKLREGQGIGAKVTLRGIRMYDFMDRFCNIVSPRIRDFRGFSCKGDGRGCYSFGLDDQQIFPEVDLDRVKRSQGMNITWVTTAQTDAECLTLLECMGLRFKKAQ
- the rplX gene encoding 50S ribosomal protein L24; translated protein: MKRRSVCVGDTVYVLAGNDKGKQGKVLRCLKDKVVVEGINVRVKNIKRSQENPKGKRINIEAPLHISNVRLSIDNQPARLFVKVREKGRELWNKHSDGSSSLYRSVRERKG
- the rplN gene encoding 50S ribosomal protein L14, translated to MIQQESQLKVADNTGAKKVKCFKVLGGSRRRYATVGDVIVCSVRDVEPDSSVKKGDVVKAVIVRTRNDIHRKDGSTLRFDTNSCVIIDDKGNPKGTRIFGPIAREIRDRGFVKISSLAPEVI
- the rpsQ gene encoding 30S ribosomal protein S17, encoding MASDVRGRRKTKIGVVVSSKMEKTVVVRVERVYSHPQYAKVVRDSSKYYAHNELDVKEGDTVRIQETRPLSKTKRWRVVGRVN
- the rpmC gene encoding 50S ribosomal protein L29, which encodes MGAKKNLLAELREKSSEELDEFIRDNKKALFALRAEAALQNKVVKTHQFSLYKKSIARALTIKQEKKDRVHG
- the rplP gene encoding 50S ribosomal protein L16 is translated as MLMPKRTKFRKQQKGQFAGLSKGATFVDFGEFGMQTLERGWITSRQIEACRVAINRYLKRKGKVWIRVFPDKSVTKKPAETRMGKGKGAPDHWVVVVRPGRILFEVANVSKEDAQDALRRAAAKLGIRTRFVKRVERV
- the rpsC gene encoding 30S ribosomal protein S3; the encoded protein is MGQKGCPIGFRTAVTKKWRSLWYGNNQEFGKFLIEDVKIREFLKKKPSCQGAAGFVVKRMSGKIEVTIHTARPGLVIGKKGAEVESLKAELKKLTGKDVWVEIAEVKRPELNAQLVADGIAKQIERRVSFRRAMKKALQSVMDAGALGVKVQVSGRLAGAEIARSEWYKNGRVPLHTLRADIDYATASAETTYGIIGIKVWINLSEKKAVPAANHAGAASTAAA
- the rplV gene encoding 50S ribosomal protein L22, which codes for MFKATARYIRVQPRKARLAAGLMRNRSVVEAQQQLSFSQMKAGRCLKKVLDGAIANAESNENIKRENLCVLEVRVDVGPMFKRMKSKSRGGRAPILKRTSHLTVIVGERGQ
- the rpsS gene encoding 30S ribosomal protein S19, producing MSRSLRKGPFVDHHLLKKVRDMNALEKKTPIKTWSRRSMITPEMIGHTFEVHNGRKFLTVFVSETMVGHKLGEFSPTRMFKSHPVKKG